One window of Halopseudomonas maritima genomic DNA carries:
- the map gene encoding type I methionyl aminopeptidase — translation MSDVRLKTPQELALMRQSGKLLAEVFAYLDQHIRAGLSTMQVNDLTERYIVDQLAARPASKGQYGFKYVLNSSVNHVVCHGVPSETQILKAGDIVNIDITLEKGGFIADSSKMYLIGEVTPEAQLLVDRTYEAMWEGIRVVKPGATLGDVGYAIQRHAERNGYSVVREFCGHGIGREMHEAPEVLHVGSRGKGLVLREGMTFTIEPMINQGKARVKTKKDGWTVVTCDKQLSAQWEHTIAVTADGYEVLTLRAEERETQ, via the coding sequence ATGTCTGACGTGCGCCTGAAAACACCGCAGGAGCTGGCCTTGATGCGCCAGTCCGGCAAGCTGCTGGCCGAGGTCTTTGCCTACCTTGACCAGCACATCAGGGCCGGGCTGTCGACCATGCAGGTCAACGATCTGACCGAGCGCTACATTGTCGATCAGCTGGCAGCGCGCCCGGCCAGCAAGGGGCAGTACGGCTTCAAGTACGTGCTCAACAGCTCGGTCAACCATGTGGTCTGCCACGGGGTGCCGTCGGAAACGCAGATTCTCAAGGCGGGCGATATCGTCAATATCGACATCACCCTGGAAAAGGGCGGTTTCATCGCCGATTCAAGCAAGATGTATCTGATTGGCGAGGTGACGCCGGAGGCGCAACTGCTGGTCGACCGGACCTATGAGGCCATGTGGGAGGGCATCAGGGTGGTCAAGCCGGGCGCGACTCTGGGTGACGTTGGCTACGCCATCCAGCGCCACGCCGAGCGCAACGGTTACAGCGTGGTGCGCGAGTTCTGTGGGCATGGCATTGGCCGCGAGATGCACGAAGCGCCAGAGGTTCTGCACGTTGGCAGCCGGGGCAAGGGGTTGGTGCTGCGCGAAGGCATGACCTTTACCATCGAGCCGATGATCAATCAGGGCAAGGCCCGGGTTAAAACCAAGAAGGACGGCTGGACAGTGGTGACCTGTGACAAGCAGCTGTCGGCCCAGTGGGAGCACACCATTGCCGTGACCGCCGACGGGTATGAGGTACTTACCCTGCGAGCAGAGGAGCGCGAGACTCAGTAG
- a CDS encoding DUF1428 domain-containing protein has product MSYVDGFVAAVPEANKDKYIEHAKTMAQVFKENGALQVVDTWGDDVPDGEITSFPIAVQKKEGEVVAFSWIVWPSKDVRDAGWQSSMEDPRMNSETNPMPFDGKRIIYGGFNIISEV; this is encoded by the coding sequence ATGTCGTATGTTGATGGTTTTGTAGCTGCAGTTCCTGAAGCAAACAAAGACAAGTATATTGAGCACGCCAAAACTATGGCTCAGGTTTTCAAGGAGAACGGTGCATTACAGGTTGTAGATACATGGGGAGATGACGTGCCTGATGGGGAAATAACGTCATTTCCTATTGCCGTGCAAAAGAAAGAGGGCGAAGTTGTAGCCTTTTCTTGGATTGTATGGCCATCCAAAGACGTAAGAGATGCGGGGTGGCAGTCATCTATGGAAGATCCAAGGATGAACTCGGAAACCAACCCCATGCCCTTTGATGGTAAGCGCATTATATACGGTGGGTTCAACATCATCTCAGAAGTGTAG
- a CDS encoding isopenicillin N synthase family dioxygenase codes for MDSIPVIDFSPFINGDAAARAEVARQMRQASSDWGFFYLSGCCMPADQLAQAFAASKALFALSDDDKQAIAWQNAESNRGYVGVRRERLDPGKPGDLKEAFNLAPDSKDGPRNLWPAALPAFRPQMEGFLAECIATADRVLEAFAVALDQPDDFFVKAHNRHHHTLRLLHYPALPAGFAPQGGETRAGAHTDYGSITLLFQDDAGGLEVRTRAGEWLAATPIPGTVVVNTGDLMQRWTNHVFCSTPHRVNVPPQAQQRDRYAIAFFGYPNHDAEIACIDTCASVDNPARYPPISAGEHLLQRLKATY; via the coding sequence ATGGACTCAATACCGGTAATCGACTTTTCGCCCTTCATCAACGGCGACGCGGCCGCCCGCGCCGAGGTGGCGCGGCAGATGCGTCAGGCCAGCAGCGACTGGGGCTTTTTCTACCTGTCTGGCTGCTGCATGCCCGCGGACCAGCTGGCACAGGCCTTTGCGGCCTCCAAGGCGCTCTTTGCATTGTCCGACGACGACAAGCAGGCCATCGCCTGGCAAAACGCCGAGAGTAACCGTGGCTACGTTGGCGTGCGCCGCGAACGGCTGGACCCCGGCAAGCCCGGCGACTTGAAAGAAGCGTTCAACCTGGCGCCGGACAGCAAGGATGGCCCGCGCAACCTGTGGCCCGCTGCCCTGCCCGCCTTCAGGCCACAGATGGAAGGCTTTCTGGCCGAATGTATCGCTACCGCCGATCGGGTGCTGGAGGCCTTTGCCGTGGCGCTCGATCAGCCTGACGACTTTTTTGTCAAAGCCCACAACCGTCATCACCATACCCTGCGGCTGCTGCACTACCCGGCGTTGCCGGCCGGCTTTGCGCCCCAGGGCGGCGAGACCCGCGCCGGTGCGCACACGGACTACGGCAGCATCACCCTGCTGTTTCAGGACGACGCCGGCGGGCTGGAGGTGCGCACCCGCGCAGGCGAGTGGCTGGCCGCCACGCCGATTCCGGGCACCGTGGTGGTCAACACCGGCGACCTGATGCAGCGCTGGACCAACCATGTGTTCTGCTCTACCCCGCACCGGGTCAATGTGCCGCCGCAGGCGCAGCAGCGCGATCGCTACGCCATCGCCTTCTTTGGGTATCCAAACCATGATGCCGAGATCGCCTGCATCGACACCTGCGCCAGCGTCGATAACCCCGCGCGCTACCCTCCGATTTCCGCAGGCGAGCACCTGCTGCAACGCCTCAAGGCCACTTACTGA
- a CDS encoding ParD-like family protein, whose amino-acid sequence MGIVKINDELHEDVRKASAVMVRSINAQAEYWMKVGMLAEANPTLSFIDIMREQLRHADVDPRQVANV is encoded by the coding sequence ATGGGGATCGTCAAGATCAACGATGAGCTGCACGAGGACGTGCGCAAGGCCAGCGCCGTGATGGTGCGCTCGATCAATGCGCAGGCCGAATACTGGATGAAGGTCGGCATGCTGGCCGAGGCCAACCCGACCCTGTCGTTTATCGACATCATGCGTGAACAGCTGCGGCACGCGGACGTAGACCCAAGGCAGGTTGCCAATGTCTGA
- a CDS encoding winged helix-turn-helix transcriptional regulator, which yields MKNIKNTSRTTPSAYRQLEEVIGCKWSVAVLKAVADNITRPGKLERHIDGISKKVLSERLRKLTDYGLLQKHAYAEVPPRTEYSLTENGKKLISIIEQVKALDMEIKNA from the coding sequence ATGAAGAATATAAAAAATACGTCGCGCACAACGCCATCGGCTTACCGTCAGCTTGAAGAAGTTATCGGTTGCAAATGGTCGGTAGCCGTTTTGAAAGCGGTCGCAGATAACATTACGCGCCCCGGAAAGCTGGAGCGCCATATAGACGGCATTTCAAAAAAAGTTCTTTCGGAGAGGCTGCGCAAATTAACCGACTATGGCTTGCTGCAAAAGCATGCTTATGCCGAAGTGCCTCCAAGAACAGAATACTCTCTCACAGAAAACGGCAAAAAGTTAATCTCCATTATTGAGCAGGTTAAGGCGTTAGATATGGAAATAAAAAACGCCTAA
- a CDS encoding 8-oxoguanine deaminase, producing the protein MSPTLLLKNALVIATLDDQQREIANGSVFIRGNRVEAVGPASELPDSADSVIDMTGHVLIPGLINTHHHMFQSLTRALPAAQDAELFDWLTALFPVWQNITPAMQRAATRTAMAELMLSGCTTAADHAYLYVNGTRLDDSVQAAQEMGMRFHAVRGAMSLGQSQGGLPPDALVEQDEQAILKEMQRVVEALHDATPDGMIKVALGPCSPFTVTTDLMREGAALARSYGVGLHTHTAENAKDLAFSKERYGMTPTEYTESVGWVGRDVWHAHCVHLDDPGIALFARTGTGVAHCPCSNMRLASGIAPIRKMRDAGVKVGLGVDGSASNDTNNLLDEARQAMLSARVRDENPTAMSAREALYIATRGGAEVLGRSDVLGRIQPGYCADIIAFRTDDIALAGALIDPIAALVFCTPQRVAHSIINGRQVIEDGVLLTRELPLIIEEHNALARELVLGK; encoded by the coding sequence ATGTCACCCACCTTGCTGCTCAAGAACGCGCTGGTCATCGCCACCCTGGATGACCAACAACGCGAAATTGCCAACGGTTCCGTGTTTATTCGCGGCAACCGCGTGGAAGCGGTCGGCCCCGCCAGCGAGCTGCCAGACAGCGCCGACAGCGTCATCGACATGACCGGCCATGTGCTGATCCCGGGCCTGATCAACACCCACCACCACATGTTCCAGTCACTCACACGCGCCCTGCCCGCCGCCCAGGACGCCGAGTTGTTCGACTGGCTGACCGCGCTGTTCCCCGTCTGGCAGAACATCACCCCGGCGATGCAACGCGCCGCCACCCGCACCGCGATGGCCGAACTCATGCTCTCGGGCTGCACCACCGCCGCCGATCACGCCTACCTCTACGTCAACGGCACCCGGCTGGACGACAGCGTGCAGGCCGCGCAGGAAATGGGCATGCGCTTTCACGCCGTGCGTGGCGCCATGAGTCTGGGCCAAAGCCAGGGTGGGCTGCCGCCGGATGCCCTGGTGGAGCAAGATGAACAGGCCATCCTCAAGGAAATGCAGCGCGTGGTAGAAGCGCTGCACGACGCCACGCCCGATGGCATGATCAAGGTCGCCCTCGGCCCCTGTTCACCCTTTACCGTGACTACCGACCTGATGCGCGAAGGCGCCGCGCTGGCGCGCTCTTACGGTGTTGGCCTGCACACCCATACCGCCGAAAACGCCAAGGACCTTGCCTTCAGCAAGGAGCGCTACGGCATGACCCCGACCGAATACACCGAGTCGGTCGGCTGGGTAGGCCGCGACGTCTGGCACGCCCATTGTGTGCATCTGGATGACCCGGGCATCGCCCTGTTCGCCCGCACCGGCACCGGCGTCGCCCATTGTCCCTGCTCCAATATGCGCCTGGCGTCGGGCATCGCGCCGATCCGCAAGATGCGCGACGCCGGTGTGAAGGTCGGCCTGGGCGTGGACGGCAGCGCCTCCAACGACACCAACAACCTGCTCGATGAAGCCCGTCAGGCCATGCTCTCGGCCCGCGTGCGCGATGAAAACCCGACCGCCATGAGCGCCCGCGAAGCGCTCTACATCGCCACCCGCGGCGGCGCAGAAGTGCTCGGCCGCAGCGACGTGCTGGGCCGTATCCAGCCCGGTTACTGCGCCGACATCATCGCCTTCCGCACCGACGACATCGCCCTGGCCGGCGCCCTCATCGACCCCATCGCCGCCCTCGTCTTCTGCACCCCGCAACGCGTCGCCCACAGCATCATCAATGGCCGTCAGGTGATTGAAGACGGCGTGCTGCTGACGCGGGAGTTACCGTTGATTATTGAGGAGCACAATGCACTGGCAAGGGAGCTGGTACTGGGGAAATAA
- a CDS encoding TetR/AcrR family transcriptional regulator: MTSKSKPRSYKPGRIRERNHEIILAAAEQEFALHGYRGATIQNIAERAELPKSNVLYYFSNKKKIYAAMFDDILSRWNAVFSSVTVDDDPAEALASFIRAKVEMSRLYPLASRLFAMEIMQGAPFLMTHLRTNMREWVRGRAAVMQQWIDQGRMAPVDPVQLIFLIWSSTQHYADFQVQVLMVENKAEYEQKDFDHAANFLTEVILRGCGLAVPKTTTPSMGSA; encoded by the coding sequence ATGACCAGCAAGAGCAAGCCACGGAGTTACAAACCCGGACGCATTCGCGAGCGCAACCACGAGATCATTCTGGCCGCAGCGGAACAGGAATTTGCCTTGCACGGCTATCGCGGTGCCACCATCCAGAACATTGCCGAACGGGCTGAACTGCCCAAATCGAACGTGCTGTACTACTTCAGCAACAAGAAGAAGATCTACGCAGCCATGTTCGACGATATTCTCTCGCGCTGGAACGCCGTGTTCTCCAGCGTGACCGTCGACGACGACCCCGCCGAGGCATTGGCCAGCTTCATTCGCGCCAAGGTCGAGATGTCCCGTCTGTACCCGCTGGCCTCCCGGCTGTTTGCCATGGAGATCATGCAGGGTGCGCCCTTCTTGATGACCCACCTGCGCACCAACATGCGCGAATGGGTACGCGGCCGCGCCGCCGTCATGCAGCAGTGGATCGACCAGGGCCGTATGGCACCGGTAGACCCGGTGCAGCTGATTTTCCTGATCTGGTCCTCAACCCAGCACTACGCCGACTTTCAGGTGCAGGTGCTGATGGTCGAGAACAAGGCCGAGTACGAACAGAAAGACTTTGACCACGCCGCCAACTTCCTCACCGAGGTGATCCTGCGTGGCTGTGGTCTGGCCGTACCCAAGACAACCACGCCGAGCATGGGCTCGGCCTAG
- a CDS encoding SDR family oxidoreductase encodes MAQAAGRQSIFITGAASGMGRETARLFHQKGWFVGAFDLNLTGLQALQAELGADNCVIQTLDVSDKAQFEAAVATFGAATDGRMDILFNNAGIVMRGFFDELPFEDQLNIINVNVIGVLNGTHCALPLLKATPNALCFNTSSSSATMGMPLIAVYSASKHAVKGLTEALSNEFRRYDIRCADALPGLIKTGMPSEELMAAAPDKGPFRLIEAVEIAKVVWASYHSDQLHWYIPEDLAELDKAAGNNPELLRDKLGRHMEV; translated from the coding sequence ATGGCACAGGCAGCGGGACGGCAGTCGATTTTTATTACTGGCGCGGCATCAGGCATGGGGCGGGAAACGGCGCGGCTGTTTCATCAGAAGGGCTGGTTTGTTGGTGCCTTTGACCTGAACCTGACCGGACTGCAAGCGCTGCAGGCGGAGCTGGGCGCAGACAATTGCGTGATCCAGACGCTGGATGTCAGCGACAAGGCGCAGTTTGAGGCTGCCGTAGCAACCTTCGGCGCGGCAACCGACGGGCGTATGGATATCCTGTTCAACAACGCCGGCATTGTGATGCGCGGCTTCTTCGACGAACTGCCGTTTGAAGATCAGCTGAACATCATCAACGTCAACGTGATCGGCGTGCTCAACGGCACCCACTGCGCGCTGCCGCTGCTCAAGGCCACGCCCAACGCGCTGTGCTTCAACACCTCATCGTCCTCAGCCACTATGGGCATGCCGCTGATCGCGGTGTATTCGGCCAGCAAACACGCGGTAAAAGGCCTGACCGAGGCGCTGTCCAACGAGTTCCGCCGCTACGACATCCGCTGCGCTGACGCGCTGCCGGGGCTGATCAAGACGGGTATGCCGAGCGAAGAGCTGATGGCTGCCGCACCGGATAAAGGCCCGTTCCGCCTGATTGAAGCGGTCGAAATCGCCAAGGTGGTGTGGGCCAGCTACCACTCAGACCAACTGCACTGGTACATCCCCGAAGACCTGGCCGAGCTGGACAAGGCGGCCGGCAACAACCCGGAGCTGCTGCGCGATAAGCTGGGCCGGCATATGGAAGTCTGA
- a CDS encoding amidohydrolase family protein produces the protein MSQFALHDAAIFTVDPHNRVIPRGTLIVEDGRISAVGPSDEVIIPPGMPVIDASGHALLPGLIDAHSHSSLMRGVTENMQLMEWLPWYQLEHRALTEEYAYHSARLCYLEALKSGTTCVMDMYRFMARCADAAGEIGLRVNLAPYVADAPGKDFFATRAENRALIHSHHGSQNGRIQVWMGLEHLFYCTPDAYREALECQAEYGVGIHTHASEQKEEDDAVKAEFGRRSIAQLDHYGILGERTLLAHCVWLTDDEIKRVADTGTSIAHCPISNAKLASGVARVPDMLAAGITVGLGTDGPVCNNSLSLFEEMKFASLIQKATRLDATVLPADQILRMATINGARALGLGDRIGSLEVGKQADLLLLDLAQPNLTPTEINAAGGNLLWNLVFAADARNVAAVWVDGQQLIDNGRATRVNEQQVLSEAQQQGLALFQQCRDIAHLRTSMV, from the coding sequence GTGAGCCAGTTCGCGCTGCACGATGCAGCCATCTTTACCGTTGACCCACACAACCGCGTCATCCCGCGCGGCACCCTGATCGTCGAGGACGGGCGCATCAGCGCCGTCGGCCCGAGCGACGAGGTGATCATCCCGCCCGGCATGCCGGTCATCGACGCCAGCGGCCACGCGCTGCTGCCCGGCCTGATCGACGCCCACTCCCATTCCAGCCTGATGCGCGGCGTGACCGAAAACATGCAGCTGATGGAATGGCTGCCCTGGTATCAGCTCGAACACCGCGCCCTGACCGAAGAGTACGCCTACCACTCGGCGCGCCTGTGCTATCTCGAAGCACTGAAGAGCGGCACCACCTGCGTGATGGACATGTACCGCTTTATGGCGCGCTGCGCCGATGCCGCCGGCGAGATCGGCCTGCGGGTGAATCTGGCGCCCTACGTGGCCGACGCGCCCGGCAAGGACTTCTTCGCTACCCGCGCCGAAAACCGCGCACTCATCCACAGCCACCACGGCAGCCAGAACGGTCGTATTCAGGTCTGGATGGGGCTGGAACACCTGTTCTACTGCACCCCCGATGCCTACCGCGAAGCGCTGGAGTGCCAGGCCGAATACGGCGTGGGCATTCACACCCACGCCAGCGAACAAAAGGAAGAAGACGACGCCGTCAAAGCCGAGTTTGGCCGCCGCTCCATCGCCCAGCTCGATCACTACGGCATCCTCGGTGAGCGCACCTTACTGGCCCACTGCGTCTGGCTGACCGACGACGAAATCAAGCGCGTGGCCGACACCGGCACCAGCATCGCCCACTGCCCGATCAGCAACGCCAAGCTCGCCAGCGGCGTGGCCCGCGTGCCGGACATGCTCGCCGCCGGTATCACCGTCGGCCTGGGTACTGACGGCCCGGTGTGCAACAACAGCCTCAGCCTGTTTGAGGAAATGAAATTCGCCTCGCTGATCCAGAAGGCCACGCGGCTGGACGCCACCGTGCTGCCGGCTGACCAGATCCTGCGCATGGCCACCATCAACGGTGCCCGCGCCCTAGGCTTGGGTGATCGTATCGGCTCACTGGAGGTCGGCAAGCAGGCCGACCTGCTGCTGCTCGATCTGGCGCAACCCAACCTGACGCCGACCGAGATCAATGCAGCGGGCGGCAATTTGCTGTGGAATCTGGTCTTCGCCGCCGACGCCCGCAACGTCGCCGCGGTCTGGGTTGATGGTCAGCAGCTGATCGACAACGGCCGCGCCACCCGAGTAAACGAACAACAGGTACTCAGCGAAGCTCAACAGCAAGGGCTGGCGCTGTTTCAGCAGTGCCGCGATATCGCGCACCTGCGTACTTCCATGGTTTAA
- a CDS encoding isopenicillin N synthase family dioxygenase has translation MQSLPLISVAGLNSEDPAVRAETARQLGVACRDIGFFYAVDHGIPEGVMAGAFANAKRVFELPLETKQDMSIKKSPHNRGYVAMADEKLNPQAGADMKEAFNIGTDFPADHPDVLAGKPFRGVNFWPPLDGWRDAMLGYFDGCLNLGRLIHKGFAIDLGLPENFFDAHLDSPIATLRMLRYPASAGQIDREDGGAGAHTDYGNVTLLATDKVAGLQVLTRQGQWIDAPHVEGAFVCNIGDCLMRWSNDTYVSTPHRVRPPEQERYSIAFFLEVNPDSIVDPRDVIPGEAPKYQPITCAEYLAGRLNATYEHRAKP, from the coding sequence ATGCAATCACTGCCCCTTATCTCCGTCGCTGGCCTGAACAGCGAAGACCCGGCCGTCCGCGCCGAAACCGCCCGCCAACTGGGCGTTGCCTGCCGTGACATCGGCTTCTTCTACGCCGTTGATCACGGCATCCCGGAAGGCGTCATGGCCGGCGCATTCGCCAACGCCAAGCGGGTGTTCGAGCTGCCGCTGGAAACCAAGCAGGACATGTCGATCAAGAAGTCGCCGCACAACCGCGGCTATGTCGCCATGGCCGACGAAAAGCTCAACCCGCAAGCCGGCGCCGACATGAAGGAAGCCTTCAACATCGGCACCGACTTCCCGGCCGACCACCCGGACGTACTGGCCGGCAAGCCCTTCCGTGGGGTCAACTTCTGGCCGCCGCTCGACGGCTGGCGTGACGCCATGCTCGGTTACTTCGACGGCTGTCTGAATCTCGGCCGCCTGATCCACAAGGGCTTTGCCATCGACCTGGGCCTGCCGGAGAATTTCTTCGACGCGCACCTGGACAGCCCCATCGCCACCCTGCGCATGCTGCGCTATCCGGCCAGCGCCGGTCAGATCGACCGCGAAGACGGCGGCGCCGGTGCCCACACCGACTACGGCAACGTCACCCTGCTGGCCACCGACAAGGTTGCCGGCCTGCAAGTGCTGACCCGTCAGGGCCAATGGATCGACGCACCGCATGTAGAAGGCGCCTTTGTCTGCAACATCGGCGACTGTCTGATGCGCTGGAGCAACGACACCTACGTTTCCACCCCGCACCGCGTGCGCCCGCCGGAGCAGGAACGCTACTCCATCGCCTTCTTCCTGGAAGTAAACCCCGACTCCATCGTCGACCCGCGCGACGTCATCCCGGGCGAGGCCCCCAAGTACCAGCCAATTACCTGTGCCGAGTACCTGGCAGGCCGCCTGAACGCCACGTACGAGCACCGGGCAAAACCGTAA
- a CDS encoding ATP-binding protein, translating into MNKGALTFFCGKMGAGKFAEASEVAQKSNAVLLPEDEWFASLYPNKTSSLNDYVEYLNLAGVGRTCTGATARLEPGRYT; encoded by the coding sequence ATGAACAAAGGAGCACTAACATTCTTTTGCGGAAAAATGGGTGCAGGGAAGTTTGCCGAAGCTAGTGAGGTCGCACAGAAAAGCAATGCGGTATTGCTTCCAGAAGATGAATGGTTTGCGTCACTTTATCCAAATAAGACTTCATCACTAAATGACTATGTCGAATATTTAAATCTAGCTGGTGTCGGACGCACCTGCACTGGCGCTACGGCGCGTCTAGAGCCAGGGCGTTATACGTAG
- a CDS encoding thioredoxin family protein: MKAKAVFYHAGCPVCVAAEQHVANALDPSRYDVEIVHLGEARSRVEEAEAAGVKSVPALVLDGAAFHINFGADISALK; this comes from the coding sequence ATGAAAGCGAAAGCAGTTTTTTACCATGCAGGCTGCCCCGTGTGCGTTGCTGCAGAACAACATGTAGCCAATGCACTGGATCCTTCAAGATATGATGTGGAAATTGTGCATCTCGGCGAAGCCAGGTCTCGCGTAGAAGAGGCTGAAGCGGCGGGTGTCAAATCCGTGCCAGCGCTGGTATTGGATGGCGCTGCCTTTCATATCAATTTTGGTGCTGACATCAGTGCGCTAAAATAG
- a CDS encoding cytochrome b/b6 domain-containing protein, which translates to MKTLVWDLPLRLFHWLLALSVSGALVTISLGDGWMLWHERFGLAVIGLLAFRLVWGVAGSTHARFASFFPTPARIRAYLNGQWQRPGHNPLGAASVFALLGLLAFQAVTGLFSGDDVAFFGPLSQLVSFDTGSLLSGWHRSTEELIYALLALHVLAIIVYRARGKKLLESMFHGQAEVPASQAEPLRGGGWRALVMALLVAGAAIWLASGSWIPAPTPTVPGW; encoded by the coding sequence ATGAAAACCCTGGTCTGGGATCTGCCCCTGCGTCTGTTCCACTGGCTGCTGGCCCTGAGCGTCAGCGGCGCGCTGGTGACCATCAGCCTGGGCGATGGCTGGATGCTATGGCACGAGCGCTTTGGCCTGGCGGTGATCGGCCTGCTGGCGTTTCGGCTGGTCTGGGGTGTGGCGGGCAGCACCCACGCGCGCTTTGCCAGTTTCTTTCCAACGCCAGCGCGCATCAGAGCCTACCTGAACGGACAGTGGCAGCGGCCGGGGCATAATCCGCTGGGCGCCGCTTCGGTGTTTGCGCTGCTGGGGTTGCTGGCGTTTCAGGCCGTTACCGGGCTGTTCAGTGGTGACGACGTGGCGTTTTTCGGGCCGTTGAGCCAACTGGTGTCTTTTGACACCGGCAGCCTGCTGAGCGGCTGGCACCGCTCGACCGAAGAGCTGATCTACGCCCTATTGGCGCTGCATGTGCTGGCGATCATCGTCTACCGCGCGCGCGGCAAAAAGCTGCTGGAATCGATGTTTCACGGCCAGGCCGAGGTGCCCGCCAGCCAGGCTGAGCCGCTACGCGGCGGCGGCTGGCGGGCGCTGGTGATGGCCTTGCTGGTTGCCGGCGCGGCCATCTGGCTGGCCAGCGGCAGCTGGATTCCCGCCCCGACCCCGACCGTGCCGGGCTGGTAG
- a CDS encoding ABC transporter substrate-binding protein, with product MQFTSLKLTGLALALGFSAASAQAAELTPVSVTTTWYAQAEHGGLYAAKAAGIYEQHGLDVTIEMGGPQVNNVQLLVGGKTDFSMGYALQSLNAVKQDIPLVTVAAWFQKDPQSLVVHEGAGNDSLEDLKGKGIRIPTAGRVAYWPWMKAHYGFADEQLRPYDYSFGPFIADKQAIQQGYVTNDGYFLAKENVAAKSLLLADYGWNAYSATLDTTAEMLEKHPDVVKAMVEATAEGWAAYFADPAPANELIKQANPEMADELLAYSTAKMQEEGILLSGDAAAGQYGIMTSARWKGFYDDMVAAGTLPADLDWQKAFDLSFVQDLYGAE from the coding sequence ATGCAATTCACTTCTCTGAAACTGACCGGCCTGGCGCTGGCATTGGGCTTTAGCGCTGCCTCTGCCCAGGCCGCAGAGCTGACGCCGGTTAGTGTCACCACCACCTGGTACGCACAGGCCGAGCACGGCGGGCTGTACGCCGCCAAGGCTGCCGGCATTTATGAACAGCACGGCCTGGATGTGACCATCGAGATGGGCGGTCCGCAGGTCAATAACGTGCAGCTGTTGGTGGGTGGCAAAACCGATTTCAGCATGGGTTACGCGCTGCAATCGCTGAATGCCGTAAAGCAGGATATCCCGCTGGTGACCGTGGCGGCCTGGTTCCAGAAAGACCCGCAGTCGCTGGTGGTACACGAGGGCGCAGGCAACGACAGCCTGGAAGACCTCAAAGGCAAGGGCATTCGCATCCCCACTGCCGGTCGCGTCGCCTACTGGCCCTGGATGAAGGCGCACTACGGCTTTGCCGATGAGCAGCTGCGCCCCTACGACTACAGCTTTGGCCCCTTCATCGCCGACAAGCAGGCCATTCAGCAAGGTTACGTGACCAACGACGGTTACTTCCTGGCTAAAGAAAACGTGGCAGCCAAGAGTCTATTGCTGGCCGACTACGGCTGGAATGCCTACTCCGCCACGCTGGATACCACCGCCGAGATGCTGGAGAAGCATCCGGACGTGGTGAAGGCCATGGTCGAGGCAACGGCTGAGGGCTGGGCCGCCTACTTTGCCGACCCGGCGCCGGCCAATGAGCTGATCAAGCAGGCCAACCCGGAAATGGCCGACGAGCTGCTGGCCTACAGCACCGCCAAGATGCAGGAAGAGGGCATTCTGCTGTCGGGCGATGCGGCTGCTGGCCAATACGGCATCATGACCAGCGCACGCTGGAAAGGCTTCTATGACGACATGGTGGCGGCCGGCACCCTGCCTGCTGACCTGGACTGGCAAAAGGCCTTTGACCTGAGCTTCGTCCAGGATCTGTACGGCGCAGAGTAA